A region of Dermabacter vaginalis DNA encodes the following proteins:
- a CDS encoding DUF5679 domain-containing protein → MADETYTGEFYCVKCRAKHEATGTIQVNDKGRRAAKAECPECGTKLNRFLPSK, encoded by the coding sequence ATGGCTGACGAAACCTACACGGGCGAGTTCTACTGCGTGAAGTGCCGCGCGAAGCACGAAGCAACCGGCACCATCCAGGTCAACGACAAGGGCCGCCGTGCGGCGAAGGCTGAATGCCCCGAGTGCGGCACGAAGCTTAACCGCTTCCTCCCCAGCAAGTGA
- a CDS encoding M48 family metallopeptidase yields the protein MPQRRPEREKLLLDGISEPIEVVRSTRRRKTITARRRGGVFELLVPARLSARETRKWARDMYAKHANRSESAAASDEELMALALVLREKYLPSAPPPSSVRWVTNQGKRWGSCTSADGSIRLSHLLKDMPSYVIESVLVHELAHLLEPNHSRAFRQLEASYPKLERANGFLEGYSFAEQP from the coding sequence GTGCCCCAGCGACGCCCCGAACGCGAAAAACTACTCCTCGATGGCATCTCCGAGCCCATCGAGGTGGTGCGCTCCACTCGCCGCCGAAAAACCATCACCGCACGTCGCAGAGGTGGAGTGTTTGAACTTCTCGTTCCCGCGAGACTTTCGGCACGTGAAACGCGCAAATGGGCGCGAGACATGTACGCGAAGCACGCAAACCGCTCCGAGAGCGCAGCCGCAAGTGATGAGGAACTCATGGCGCTTGCCTTAGTGCTGAGAGAAAAGTACCTACCGAGTGCTCCACCGCCTTCGAGCGTGCGGTGGGTCACGAACCAGGGCAAGCGCTGGGGCTCGTGCACGAGCGCCGATGGCTCAATTCGCCTCTCTCACCTTTTGAAAGACATGCCGAGCTACGTGATCGAATCCGTTCTTGTGCACGAGCTCGCCCATCTCCTCGAACCGAACCACTCGCGGGCCTTTCGCCAGCTCGAGGCCTCGTATCCCAAGCTTGAGCGGGCCAACGGTTTCCTCGAGGGGTACTCGTTTGCCGAGCAGCCCTAG
- a CDS encoding NUDIX hydrolase: MSLPGSFLTELEACAPSRERQRFLALATSSERAHLKSSGPVHFTASGIVIDASGQFVALHHHRKVGAWLQFGGHIEAGEESFEEAARREVAEESGLAELAIVGAAPFTLHAHNLNKNFAVCSEHWDVQYLMRAAVTPASPTDALTLSEESHDVRWWRLEALPASVVPDLKPTLAKLRS; encoded by the coding sequence GTGAGCCTTCCCGGAAGCTTTCTCACCGAGCTCGAGGCGTGCGCGCCTTCTCGGGAGAGGCAGCGATTCCTTGCGCTCGCAACCTCGAGCGAAAGAGCTCACCTCAAATCGAGCGGTCCCGTGCACTTCACCGCGAGCGGGATCGTGATCGATGCCTCCGGCCAGTTCGTTGCGCTTCACCACCACCGCAAGGTTGGCGCGTGGCTCCAATTCGGCGGGCACATCGAGGCAGGTGAAGAGAGCTTCGAAGAGGCCGCTCGACGAGAAGTCGCCGAGGAATCGGGCCTCGCTGAGCTCGCGATCGTGGGCGCCGCGCCGTTCACGCTGCACGCGCACAACCTCAATAAGAATTTCGCGGTCTGCAGCGAGCATTGGGACGTGCAATACCTCATGCGTGCGGCCGTCACGCCCGCCTCCCCCACGGACGCCCTCACCTTGAGCGAGGAGAGCCACGACGTTCGGTGGTGGCGGCTCGAGGCCCTCCCTGCAAGCGTCGTCCCCGACCTTAAACCTACGCTCGCAAAGCTCCGCTCCTAA